ATATTGTAATAGGATAATTATGTCTACTCATAGCCAGAggtgttaaatttttaaactacCAACCAGCCGAACGTGACTCactattcaaaaaataaaataatatcatatcaaAATTGATGtattttgtaattaattttaaataaatatttttattagtaaTAATTACTAAAGCGAGTCACCTAGGAAAACTGAACGAAGCATGACCTGAACTAAGttcgaattttttttaaaaattgagctTTAAGTTCAACCCACAAATTCCTCCACTACATATAAGCTTGTCATGCAAACTTTGAAAATAAAGGGTTAATTTAGTAATATTTTGAAAGTACTTACAAAAATTATTGTGAAAAGTGCTTaagaattattttataaaattttaatttaaaatttaagtatttaatattactataaaaatatttttaaaaatataatatttattttattaaattatatttaaatattatttaaattaattaatattatgttttagtaagattaaattttttattataacttgttaatatttttaacatatgaaatataaattttaaatatttttaaataataaatattaactatttataaaatttaattaaaatatataaattatattttaaatatttaaatataattattaaatatttgtaattaaatattaatatatttatattattttaaaaaataattaataattttaacaaatttataattaaataccaagaaataaaaaatactatattattagagaaatgaacaaataatttaaaaccaaaattacttttaaaagaagacaaactaaaaattttaatttttcctttttaaaaatCCAAAAGTTTTCTGGCACTGCTAAACCCCAACGGACCTCGTACAGCTTTTTCGGACAAGACTTGcacaaacaattcttaaaacactCGCTAATTGCCGGCATTTAAACAATTATCATTGATGATATTAAGTATAATTCAATCCGGTTGGAAAGCCTAAAATAATCACTAATGAGGATGACATCCCACACTAAAACAGAACTAGAACTTCCAAAAATCAAAACCAATAAAAATCCGACAGGGGCTGGAGGCATTAGCCACCAGTATTTCTTACTCAAAATTTCCATATGAGAATATAAATAGTTAGGGTTTAAAACACCCTCTCTCATCTCTCTGACTAAATTAGAATTATTTAATGAAGTTTTTGGCCGAAATAAATTTCTGGGTAGTCGAGCTTTTCATCACCATCTAAACATAAACaagtaaaaaatgaaaaagagatATTAAGCACCACCAGATCCGTACTTCTTTCCGAACACAATGAGCTGCAACTTGTCATATCCGGCAAGCACACCAGCACCAGCAATAGCACGAAGGATATTAGCTCCAGCACCCTTGAATAAAGACTTGGCTCCCTCATTTTTCAAGATCTGAGAAAATGCATCGAGTGAGCTCTTGTACTTCACTGCTTCACCAGAGGTCATCATCATTCTTCTACGCACAGTATCAATTGGGTACGATGCAAGACCAGCACCATTTGTGATGAGCCAACCAAGAGCAAAGCTAGCAAAGAAACTATCCTGTAATATTCAGAGGGAAACAGAGAGCAAGATGTCATTACAACATACATTATTGAAGTAGAATTACAAGCTCAATTAGATATTGGTAAGAGTTATTAAAACCATTGTGCTAGTAAAATTTTAATGTAGAAAATACCATCTAATAAGCAAAGAGACCATATGACACAAAATTTAACATAGAATGCAGTGCAGTGGGAATTGTGATCAATGTCACAGTTATAAAGTGAAAAACCTCTTACACAAATTTAAACATCATACTAACCTGCAGATCTCCAGTGAGAAGCACTGGCTTCAGGGAGTCATACATTCCAAAGTATAGACCACGGTAAACGATGATTCCAACACATGAAATATTGAAACCACGGTAAAGACCAGCAATACCATCAGATTTTAAGGTCTTCCTGTAGACATCAACAAGGCCATTGAATTGCCTCTCTCCTCCTTTCTTTGCAGCCTTTGCATCATTGGCAAGACGGGTTCGAGCATAATCCAAGGAGTAGACAAAAAGAAGGGAAGAAGCACCAGCTGCACCTCCAGATGCTAAGTTTCCAGCAAACCATTTCCAGTAACCATCCCTGTCTTTCTTAAAGTTGAAAAGCCTCTTAAAGTAGTCCTTGAAAGCAAAGTTCAAAGCCTGTTGCAAAATGAACAAAACAATAAGCATAAAACATTCAAGCAATAAAAAATATTCAATAACAAAaccaaagattaaaaaaaaaaaaaaagctacaaGTGCTTACCTGAGTGGGGAAATAACGAATAACATTAGCAGTGTTTCCCCTCCACAAAGAAACCACTCCTTCATCTTTCATTGTTCGCCTGAAACAATCAACGATACCCTTGTAGGGCTCAGAGAGCCTACCAGTTTTGATCATTTCATCCTGGTTCTGTATCAAAAGCTTAACACGCTCAATCGGAGCAGCAGCTGTTTTTGACACAGCAGCAGAAACTCCACCCATGAGGAAATCAATGGCAAAGCTGGTAAATCCTTTCTCTGCAGGGGCTTGAACACAAATGGCGGTAGCTGTTGATGGAACAATAGGATAGTGCATTCCAGCATTGGAATAATTCCCATATGCAAAATGTCCTTGGTATAGAGCAGGCCTCCTGAAAGACCCATCATACCCTTGAAAATCTCGGGAAATGCTAGAAGAAAGGAGCTGGCCAGCTACCTTCTGCATGACAGATGGATGTTGAATCTGATCCATTCTGATTTCCACGCAAGAATGCAAATGAGCACATCAACATACAAAAATTTGTACAATCAGTCATTCAATTCATGCATGGTAACGTAAAACAATTAAAGGGAAAGATGCAACAAAGCAAACTAATGGAATATCCTGCAGGTATAACAAAACACACCCAAGTACTTAGAACAACTCGTCAATTCAACTTAATTATCCGATCAATTTTAAGCAGAAAACATTTAATAACCACTATTAGTAGAAAAAAATTAAACCACATACCGAGCCACAATGCCAATCAAAATATTCTAAAGAGATAATGTAACTTTCAGCTCCACATTCGCCCTTAAACATTTTTTTGATCCACTTTGACCCCCAAACTTGAAAACCGTTTATTCATTCAAGCTCATTCTGTTAATGAGCATAAAAAAAAAGGGATAATGTAAGTTTTAACCCTTGAACTTAGCTAGTACTTCTACATTGGCCCCTAAACTTGACAACTATGTTTACTTTGATACCTGTACTTTTTTTGGTCTACTTTGAACTTGAAAACTAAATCCATTTTGATCACTGAACCTGAAAAATCTAAAAGTTTGACGAAATTGCACTTTGAGGTTGTGCCACAACAtcaagtaaataaaaaataaaaagaaattaaggTACAATCTCAAAATCTCATATAACCCAACTGGTGGTGGAACAGGTTTTCGTCCAAAATTCATTCAACCAGTTTTCAATCAGTTCAAACTGTCAAACCaacaatatttaaataattaattaaaaattcattaaaatctAAAAGCCAAGTAAATCTGGTTTTatctttctttttactttttaaaggatttttgattatttatttaattattgttagTTCAAAGATCAAATCGGTCAAACTGATTGAATCAAGAACTAGTAGTCTAACCTGTTCAACCATGAGTTTTGATTATTACAACAATAAGTATAACACTCTAAGATTGTACCACATATCATctaaaaagattttatttttcaAACTTAAGAGTGCCGCATCatcaaactttaatatttttCAAGTTTAGGGATGAAAATGGACCAAAAAAAGTTCAGCAGCCAATGTGGACCTACTTGCCAAGTTCAAGTGCCAAAAGTTACATAATCCCTTTTTCTTTTCAAGGTCATTAACAGAACAGGtttaaataaataacaattttCAAATTCAAGGGTCAAAATAGAACAATTTGCCAAGTTCAAGGGCCAAAAGTTACATTATCCCTATTCTAAATGGTACTCGAAATTACAAGCAGATAATGTAGTCTGGCACGTATAGATAGCTATATTACTATATTATTCAATATACTAACGAAGTTACGGAACACCAAAAATGAAGACATTTCACCTGATCAACCATATGTATATGCATGCAAGCAGATAAGGTAAATGGCAGAGCACCAAAAAATAACGCAAAGCAATCAACAATATATTACAATCTTTGACAACGCAGATACAGGACCAGTAAGCAAAACAAACAGATCTGAAGAATCTAACTGTAAACGAGGGTTAAATAACAAGTTTTATAGATTTCCACACCACCGATTTGCACTAAAAGAGAAAAAGGAGCAGTAAATACCGATAGATCTGAAAAGAAAAAGCAATGTACTTTTCAGATCAGATCAAACGTGAGCAAAATTATTTTAAACCAAAAGGGACGGAGAATAAACAGATCTAAGTTATGTACGGTAAACTAAAACTTGAGTAAAGAGTATATATCAAGCAGAAGAGGTAAAAACCAAAATGTAGAATAGCAGATCTGATATTTTACAGATATTTATGAGTAAAACATTTTTACCTACGAGAAGAGCGCAAGAGAGATTGTCCACGGCCTCCCCGCCTTTCACTCTGCGTTGAAAAGAGAAGAAAGTGAAGAGAGATATTTTCAAGTGTTTTGTGTAGAGGAAAGGCGAGACGAAGCACGGCTTTGTAAAGAACCCTCGTGCCCTTTTTATTGGCGCTATCTTTGTGCGAGTGGGAGGCCAGGCCCATTTGCtgtatgtattattttaattatttaaataatttaattaataatatgtaattatactAAAttctgattttttaaaaaaaaataagttaTGAGTCTCTATATTTTAACTATCAGATTATATCAATAAGaccttttattactaaaatcatTAAGTTAATTGATAAATATGATGTCGATTTAATTTTCAAATATAATAGTTAAGTTAACAGTTGTAATAGTTAAAAGATTTAATTGATATAATGCTGATAGTTTAgagatataattaaaatatttaaaatttgaagattaatttaaaataaaaactataaTTTGAGGACTCattgtgaaaatatatatattaaaagaaagaaaatgaagtaaTGCAGCACTTTGTTGTTTGGAAAAGGAGTAATGGACCCcttaaaatatgtgaaattgtgTGGCCGGCTGCTGCAGCATCTTACTTTTCCATTCCACGATTATGTAACCATATATTTTTTGGAATTTGAAAATTATAGGTGACGTTTTATTCTTCTAAGCATTTAGTGTATCGGGATTTAAGTGGAATTAAATTAACAGATTCAAAGCATATCTTCTGCACTTACTATTGGTTTtgcttctttccttttctttctattCCTTTTTTGTGCTTCAATTCTAAAAGGAAGGAAGAATTTGATTTCATCACTCATCATTATTACTAAATCAATGACTTGTTTGGCTGTTACTACTGTTTTCTTTCTTtccataaatatatattttttaattagaaATTTATTCTTTGAGTTATATCATctccaaataataaaataaaaatattattgatgACGACTTTTTTAAGTAAATTTTTGAAGTGTCGTTCATCAGATAGTCGATTAATTTTCCAACAATTGAAAGTATTATCTCTTAATTATCGTTCGGATAACCCTAACTCTAAAGTTGGAAGCAGTTTGATTCGTAGACCTGCAAGACTTGAGAGAAAGATGTTAGTATAGAACATGTGAATAAGCATACAGAGATTTGAAGCACCAACATGAGACACTTAAATCAGTTTCCTGTAATTATAATATCACTTAGGGTTCGTTTATttgcatgtaaaatattttttataatgttTTACTATGTTTGTTTGATGGAAAATAAATATCCAAAGGAAAtcattcttcaaaaaaaaaaaaagggtaaaatcAAGGTCTTTTTAAGGAAAATGTCTTACCAATTTTTTTTGTAATACATTTTCCAAACTAATAAGGCTCTGTTCAATGTCGAAGAAACAAAACAGGAAGCTTTCAGAGCAATAGAGGGGAAGCTCTCTTCACTGTCAAAGAAAACAGccccttatattttaattttatatttttttacgatttagtccttgtaaTCTAAATTTCAGTAGTCTACGATTTAATTCCTCAAAAACAAATTTTCTTATTCTACAATTCAGTCCTAAAGCATATTTTGTATAGTTTTGCAAAACAATCTCTTTTCTTAATTTTTcagattttataatttagtccttataactaaaattgtcaaaatttccaAAAATTAGTCTTTGATTTTTGAACAATTAAACTCTCGattctatttttgaaaattgaaaattcccAAATAATGTAAATTAGTCCAAAactaaagtttaaaatatttataatttaaacccTATAGTTTAAAACTTTTCTATTTTATGCTCAACTtcacaaattttcatatttcataatgaTATAATTTAGTTACTACATCAATGTTACATATTTCACTACTCAAACCCTtagaattcaaaattttacaaattttataatttggtccttacttcaatttttatcaaattaaatcatTTTTCAACTTACTCATCCAAATAACATTCAAAACAAATATTTACCACTTTCgacttaattaaacataaatttaTATTCCTTAATGTACGAAATTAACAATTAAGCTTAATTAAATAGATTAAGATTAATTAGAACTGAAacatgattaattaaaatattgttaaatatgactcctattttcagtcaaatttaaaaataatcttttagttaaactcttcttatttgtttcaatcaaatactgattagtttagattattttattattatttgatctatgaatttagcctataaataggctcttttacaaccttagaaaatatgcccattaaagattagaactcataacacatttagagaattttgtgtttacgttttgtgggttatttgttttcgggttttcggggtttagtttttatctccatctttttgcactcttcgttctttttccattatagtaaaattatctttgcccgtggtttcttatcctctttggaggggttttttcatattaaatttgtgtgttcaatttctcaatttattctactATTTTCTTGTTTGTTGTTTAATCGGGTCgaaatcctaacaagtggtatcaaagctagttcaattttcatagatcagcccattcaaagatggcaacaacaaggtttgaaattgagaagttcgatggtgagacaaatttcaatctgtggcaagttcggatgatggcaatccTAGTTCAATCcggtttgaaaaaggttgttactgagaaaaagcctgagaatctaaataaaacagaatgggaagagcttgatgaaaaggctttgtctgcaatccagttgttgtaacgcccctaacccgtatccgctgccagaatagGGTCTCAGAGCATTACTACCACTTGCAAATCACTAAAAAAATTCACTTAAATACTTATCAATTTaatgcatcaataaatatattaccattcagtcaatggcttggcacttgcctaagcatcaacaacaacacttgttagtgtacttacacatttcatataaatTCTTATTTTCTCAATATGTCATATTTGAATTTAATACTCGCCTTAACTTACATATTTTCCTTATGTTAACATATAAAAGATAATCTCATATGTACATGTtgtgatacatatcattctcgtACCGTTTCTTTaataacatatatcattcatttcattatatcaacatttcatgcaccatcatttccttatatcttagGTATATTTATTTGGTAATGGTTcagtattaaacttaacataatttaaattccatgtacctatacttatttcatttatctatcttataaattatttcatacaactattttgtacatttatttccatatgaccaattctgtaaacatttcacattaccattttgtataaccaattcattTAACCATTTGTTATATTACACGAATATTAGTTGTTCGATGAGATATCTTGGCGTTTCTCTTCtacgatcttatttatcttcgacatgatgccatagtgtctttcaactatggtcttactcattttctgtcatgttgccatggtatcattcaaccatggtcttattcatttccccgtcacgttgccatggtatctttcaaccatggtcttacacgtttcatatcaggttgccatggtatctttcaaccatggtcttacacattttctatcaggttgccatggtatctttcaaccatggtcttacacattttctatcagagagcacactcccgcgaacctcattcttacggtgggattaccggtccaaagctaaatcctcgcagcgacaattactctaatgagcttggatccgaattaccggtccaaagctaaattgaccctaatttggattaccgtcaggctaaatccattttacacatattcttcaggagggctatattaggataggatcacccgtccgggctagatcctttttaccttcaatttcttttcagagatccatcgaattttcctttcattcaaacgagatttcttcccattttatcaaatatatcaatgtttcataaatttccatataatgaacattcaaatcatattcatatcaaaaacatgcatttcaagcatttaagaatataattcaagttacacgaacttacctcattgattgttcgtgtttatgatttcattattctgatatattttcttttccatgatcaagtctcgtatttgtgtcgttcggatctttataaataaatttgatcatcattttcattcatttcatattctaatgcatttaattaatgctccaggcaaaaattaccattttgcccctaaacttttagttaatgacgatttcatccttagggtcaagaaaataaaattcttgcaatttaatccttatttccagctattattatcatacatatcgagaacagtccatgaattctataaaatatcaaaatttttcacaatttcaacacttttcaatttaatccctaaaacatgttttcccccgatcttgaactgaattgataatttcgttaaattttgtaatttaaataataaaataatctatttcatgcaatttagtcatttctgacatttttacaaaattgcccataaagttttacttttattcaatttagtccctaagcctaaaacatgcaaattagccatgctagatgaatattcatacatattttcctcctcctcctctccattccacatccttaatttatataacatgcaacaagtaacattatcaataatttcactatttacttatatgtacattcaaaactgtccatttgtgtcatagttactaaattatttatttatatattaagctacagaactctaaattaagatccgttaatttttcctgaaactagactcacctgtcttcttaccataaaattttcagaatttttggtttagccaattagtacagtttattcattaaagtcttccctgttttgctatttgacagttctgaccactcttcactaaagtttaattatctctttaAACAGAATTATAATGATGTTAtaatttgtttcttataaaaatagactcattaaggaatttaaccatataaagtatgtaacaaaattatttttgtataatttttagtgatttttccaagtcagaacaagggatcttgaaatcattctgaacctatctcacaaaaatataaatatctcaaaatacaaAATTACTTTACtttctctatttattttatataaaaatagactcaataagatttaattccatatcaccCTTAGCTTCCAATTCAATTTCTatcattttggtgatttttcaaagttagcctattaCTACTGTCTAAAACTACTTTAGTGCAAcatattgattaccaagtttataacactcctatttccattttctaccatatttcccattattttctctcatttccttcactaatatatcaaaaACATGGAACCATATaaaagaaaactctacattaacatcaattccatgctttttcaacaatattagacttaaaatatattgaaatcttaatgttcttaccttttcttattaacttcaatctttaacttgattttctctctccccagcttctatttcttgaatccaatttgatattcttgctccccatcatctccttgctatctttctctcttgatggctatggaaattctttcaatttaggtgagaataatgaatttttggtgaaaggactaaattgtaaagaaagaaaacttcttttcttcatACTCTTtctcacgttggtttgcatggaaaggaaagatgataaaaattcttcatctttctttccttatatattaaataaataataataaaataatattaaatatctcataaaatattaataaaataatatttatctaattaattaatttaaaatatcatcaacataatcattacattctagaattctctcttactaattgaccattttgcccttcatgatcttttagaattccatccttgagtcatcatttaatttggcaaaattgcaatttagtccctcatagttcttcacttattcaatttggtcctaatttatccatttttcttagtttctagatcattctacccttaaaatatttacactattggtccttcaacttttcatatttacactttaaccccttaagTCTTGAGtgtttactcttaggcaacaaaacttttctgacttttacaatttagtcctttcctgaatcaagatatcataatttacttcccaatgttgccataactcaaaacttccctttttatcactttatttccatattttattatatcaaggataatatattattGTAAAGATTTCCGGGGTATTACAATTGTGCCtcgcgaatacggtattgcaggaggtattgatggagaagacctcatccattttgtggaaaaggttagaaactctttatgcgactaagtctctggctaatcgtttagtgttgaaacaacgtctatttacgtttcgcatgaacgaatgtgagcttcttagagatcacatcagtcaatttattactcttttaaatgatttaaagaatgttgaggttcatattgacgatgaagatcaggctatgctattattgtgctctttacccccttcatacaagtctttcagggagaccctgatttatggcagagacaaactctcgttcgaagatgtaaagggtcatttgttgagtagagacaaactcaacaatgagcttcatttggatagcaagacagataggcaagcttccgttttggtagcatcaaagaaacgagataaaatgtgtcgctattgtaaaaagttaagtCACGTCAAaacagattgttataaactacgaaataaaaaagctgctgagagtaacgaggaagatgtagctggtgctaatttggccgatgaaaatggtgatgatttcttgttagtgtcaacaagcgataacaccaagctcacgtccgagtggatcttagattcaggatgttctttccacatgtgtcccaatagagaatggttctccacatacagttcgattgaaggtgaagttgtgcgcatgggaaacgattcatctagtaagataattggtattggtactgttaaaattaaaatgcacgatgggacgattaagacactctcagatgtcaggtatgtacctgatttacgaaagaatctcatctctttaagtattttagacttgaaaggatacaaaatcaacatcgagtcgagcggcattaaagtatctcgtggagctctcgttttgttaaaaactaaaagaaccggcagtctttatattttggaaggttatacagtgaccggtgaaatcggatgtccctcgtccgttacggagttgaagtcaacttgtttggagcggaggcaacttggtcataggagggaaaaaggtatggcTATTTctttgaagagaggttctcttttggatgcaggttttgaaaagttagggcactgtgttcgtgaaaatcagacccgggttagttttggtttggcagtgtacaagtcgaaggctagaagtcttccagtttctaagcataaattcgactcagttaatttcCTGCATAGTTTAAGATAGGCTCGTGAcgagctttggcaaagatggcgttctggaaatatgagtcaaggtggagatttgttaaatatgactcctattttcagtcaaatttaaaaaataatctttcagttaaactctgtttacttgtttcaataaaacactgattagtttagattattttattattatttgatctatgaatttagcctataaataggctcttttacaaccttagaaaatatgcccattaaagattagaactcataacacatttagagaattttgtgtttacgttttgtgggttctttgttttcgggtttttggggtttagtttttatctctatctttttgtactcttcgttctttttccattatagtaaaattatctttgcccgtgattttttatcctctttggaggggtttttccacgttaaatttgtgtgttcaatttctcaatttattccgctattttcttgtttgttgcttaatcgggtcgaaatcTAACAAATATAATTAAGttttatgaaataaactcaattaaacaatgtatatttgtttgattgaaaataattttatgaaatattttcagaaaatctatcaaataataaaaatattttatataaattcatctaaataccaaaaatatgaacttatttaaaaaaataaattatttttgaaaattattttcaataaaacaaatGGAATCTTAAACCATAAACGATTGACTATTTAAAAATGGAATATATTTTTTGAGAGAGTCTTATCACTCAATAATCATAAATTATTAAAACCAACTTAAAGCAAAGACACAAAAAGCTGTAGGCAAATGACAAAAACTAGAAAAGCGTAAGACAAACTATCTAAGGCTGCATCCTTATGGATGGGTTGGGAAGTCAATATTTAATGTGCATTTTGATATGCTTTTGGATGGGTTAATTTGGTTTTGATACGTAATATCTTGTTTTAATTGGGGAAAGGAGaaaagggcgaatctcaagtttaGGTTGACGCCCAAGTATAAAAGGCCCATTGTATTTTCAGGCTCAGAACTCCAAAGGAAAAATTCTAAGGATAAATTCCACAGATGGTCAGTAAATTATGTTCacatttttattttggtcatttaatttttaatttaggcACTAATATTTAAATTCGTACTTACCTCCGTCACCCACCATTAAATTGGTAAAGAAAAGTCTTTTTCTAACTGGTATAACAGATTTAATCCTTAATATCTACATAGGGTCGAAGACAAAGAAAAATTTAGGGggccaaaattaaattgtaatttttacaaatGTCATTTTTAAAggataaaatcaaaa
Above is a genomic segment from Gossypium arboreum isolate Shixiya-1 chromosome 8, ASM2569848v2, whole genome shotgun sequence containing:
- the LOC108469905 gene encoding ADP,ATP carrier protein 1, mitochondrial-like; translation: MDQIQHPSVMQKVAGQLLSSSISRDFQGYDGSFRRPALYQGHFAYGNYSNAGMHYPIVPSTATAICVQAPAEKGFTSFAIDFLMGGVSAAVSKTAAAPIERVKLLIQNQDEMIKTGRLSEPYKGIVDCFRRTMKDEGVVSLWRGNTANVIRYFPTQALNFAFKDYFKRLFNFKKDRDGYWKWFAGNLASGGAAGASSLLFVYSLDYARTRLANDAKAAKKGGERQFNGLVDVYRKTLKSDGIAGLYRGFNISCVGIIVYRGLYFGMYDSLKPVLLTGDLQDSFFASFALGWLITNGAGLASYPIDTVRRRMMMTSGEAVKYKSSLDAFSQILKNEGAKSLFKGAGANILRAIAGAGVLAGYDKLQLIVFGKKYGSGGA